ATTTAACAAGATCTTCTAAAGCAATTCTGGCTATGTCTTCTGTGGCtgctctttttttcttctttgccATGACAGATGCTAAGTCAATAACAGAAGACCTCGAAGTCAAGAAGAAATTAAACATATATTTTCTATAATCACCAATAAAAGAATCAATTTATCATGAAATTTATTGGAGGAAAAAAATAAGTATTCTAGCAGATTATAACTATAAACTCTAGACAAGAGTAGCCACCATAACCATCAATTAAGAAAGAACACAAATGCCTCTAATTACTATTTTTTCCGTTTTATTTTGGTCTCATAATTGAAGAGGTTTCTCTGAAATGGAACCTGGTTCACTTGGTTCAATTTGTTGGCTCTTTGGTACTTGAGATGTAGCAACTGAATAAGGGAGACAATTTAGATCCTGATCTAATACAGGCAGATTTCTCTTAGACTGAAAGCAACCTTTGATCATTCTGCATTTTTCCTCGGATAAAAATTGCAATGGTTCTTCATCTGCTGTTCTGCTAATCAGCTTGAAAATAAGTTGAAGATCATTGGCCAGTGTTGGGACTGACTTCAGCTTGGGGTTTCTGAACACAACAAAAATAATTAGAGAGAACAGCAAATTGTGAGGAGAAAATCAAGTTTATAGGAGGTCCAAAACAAGGTGTGAAGTTTAAGAAACTCAATACTACTGCTAGTTGCAGTCAAAAATCGGGTTGAGGTCCCTCTCAATCCATATCAAgccaattattttataataaaaagcaCCATGAAGCAGGAAGTGAATTTGAAACCACTAGAATAAAGTTAAGAATCAAACCATCTTCATTAACTGTTCTTATTTTCCTTGAATaactgaatttattttttatgttctaACTATCCATTTCACACCACTAGttgtatcaaaaaaaaaaaaaaaaaacaacattaGTTGTAGACTTGTAGTACAATTAATTTGCTGGAATTACTTTGGGTCAAAATGAGAAAAAGGATGAGGTTTCCAACTCTGTAAGTGCCACAAATTTAAGAATCGAAGATTTACAGATTCAATAACATGTAAGAGAAACATAATATTTACACTTGATGTCCTAAGCAATCACTTCTCATTAGGCATCCACCCGCCAATATGGAATCTAGATAATCataaaattaaagcaaaaccatgaaaacaaatcACCTAACTGGTGAAAATGCATTACTCAAGTATTTTCCTCAACAAAAGAAGCACATATTTAACGTGAATTCAGTAAAAGATAACAGAGTTGTGATGAGATATAAgtgtaatttattaaaatgttacgAAGGAGTTGGTGAGAAAACCTCAGTCATCAATGAGAAGAAGGCCCAAATTCTTGGATAGCATTTCCACTGCTTTGAAATTTAGAAATTCCTAGCCCTAAATTATACCACTTCAAACCCTTCAAGTGCTAGAGTCTTTATCAACTACATTTATGCTGTTATTATTTAAAGAAATCCTTCAGAATAGGCAATCTTTTGCTGAAAGCTTATTGGTTATCTTGGGGGTTACTGTTTGATCCCTATACTTGCTTCCCTTCTCAAGCAGAAAGGAGGCTTATAAGGCGTTTCTTTCATTTGAATAGAGCTCAAAATCAAAAGAAATGACCAGATAATTAAACAAGAAGGGAGGTACAGAACCTGCAATTTAGTTCTAATGCTTCATTTAGCAATTAATCCCACTGTTCTATGTACTAATATACTTTATCAACGTTTACCATAAAAAAAACTTGTAACCTTAATAGAAGCATAATTAAATTAGTGAATTTCACCTTCTGAATTGAGCGAATTACCAAATTATTGACTATCTTCGTCCTTTCATAAGCCAAAATGTCACAGCACACAATCAGTAGAATTTATATAACATGACCCCATCACATATATTAATCCCAAATGAAAAGGCACCAGACTGCCAGAAAGTTACATTTGGGGAAAAAGGAATAAGAATTGGAAATGGTGTAAGATTAAAGTAAATGGAAAAATGGGTTACCTAGAAATTGAGAGTAAAGAAGGAATGCGACTCAAATGAGGGGAGTGATGAGCATTAAATGCAAAAATGCAGTGCCACACACCGATCACTTGCCCTTCAAAAAGCTCCAGAACCCGAAATCTGTCCAACCTGAGAAGTGGGTTAGCTACCATTTCAACATATGGACCATCATCAGAGAAGAGAAACTCCCTCTCAACTTCCTTGTCCGTCCCATCCTTTAATCGGTACACATGCAAACTCCTGATAAACTCTGCCAAACtcaaaaagaacaaaaaaataaaaacaaagaagaaaaagaaagcaaacattaagaaaagaaaatcaatcTCAGTTTTGGAACGAGGATGTATTgtttgaaaaggaaaacaagGGATGGGATTGCTCAACCTCTGTTGATAGTGTTCTGAAAGATACGAAGAGCTGTTAAGGAATAATCCTGAGAGAAGTCCATGAGATCATGGTTAGAGAAAAGAAAGCAGTAACCAAAATCCAGTGGGTAGATAGAGAAATCAATGGCACGAAGCACAGATTTAGGCTCTATAGCAAGTTCGCATGATCTTTTAGCTGGTTCTCCTCTGCTCGTCCAGCCAATCCAAAATAAACTTTCTCCCTAAGTATTGAGCTCTCAATATATTTATAGTCTCTCTGTCtcttttttattacttttatgtatgaataatttaatttataattaatggaaaattttttattttttaaaaatgaactAACTAATATCTTGTTTGGTATAGAAATTAtcactgtaatttttaaattaactttttataaatattaatcttctagtatcctttttttttattactaattacaaaagcaaaacaatatttaattaatttctgaattgaTAATATGGTATTTTGTTTTGCTTATGTGTAAATGTATAAATTTGTCGTAATCATTAATTTCACAtatataaataactaaattatttagCTTTAATATTGgtagtcttttctttttggtCAAAGTTGGTAGTTCATATTTgccaaaaataaaacaatattgGCAGTTCATACCATTTATGGCCAATATCACATCTTTCTTTTCAAGtcatagttttattattttttgaactgACCTCTACATCAAATTTCTAAAAAAACCTTTTTCAAGTCATAGTTTTAATATTGTGCATCATGCTAACTCAAAATAATCCATCTTTCTTTAACTTTTAATGTAAAAATCTCCATTTACACCCCCcctatctctctctctatatattttcttatagctttttttatattgattattactaaaaaatttgacttataataaaattataattaattaagaatttgtaactaatttagaatatattttgaaaaatgtaaatataaatattaaaccatattattattttttttttatttctctcgTTGTATAAAGCTTTTgattttgttttaattatttgattatctTATTCTTTTTTACGAGCGTTactttcatgttttttatgGAAAGTAATTATTAGTTTTCGgattattgttaattttttcaataaatatgaTATTTCAAAAAACATCTGTAATGTAGACATCTATAAAAACAAAAGATGCATAGGCATTGGATTAActcaaaaattatataaaataaaattttatataatttttaaaattatattatagtatctaatatcaatttataaatgCTGTATCGATACTTTGTTAATTGAATGATtcgttatatatatatttaaaaaaaacgtATTTAAACacctttcatatattttaattataaaattcacaTTTAAATATAGTCCGTTcggttaaaataataataataataaaaaattcacaTCTTATCGATAAAATACCATGCCACATCactttcttaaaattatttatttattctcatCTATAACCAATCTAAAatttatccaaaattttataataatttaatttaatttaatttaaaatatttttgtcagataaagaattaaaataacaaataattttataattttttttataaaatcattatgTCAAAcgaatgaaataaaattaaactatttacatatcattttaaataaaatcatattatatattattacatggttgattttaatctaatagttttaaaataaaaaaaaattatttaccttgacttaatatataattaaaaacacATATGATTTATATGATATATTCACATTTGAGTTTTCAATCTCTCAATCTCCCATTAAAAAAATCAGAAAATATCAAATCTAATCaaagctttttctttttccaaaggTAAAATTATACAAGTTTAATCAAAGCTaaacaaagtaaataaattttatttattttaaatgagttgtttatgaaaaatttattttttagaaaataatttaattaaattaaaaaaataactcacTTTTTCTAAAAAAGAATTTTGACTTGAAGTTAAGAAAAAATATTCAACTAAACaaatccaaaatattatacattttACTTCTTAGAAATAAGTCCTTGTAAAAGCTGGAAGATAATAGGAATTGGGAAAGATTACTCCAGCTCtttgattaattataaaaaataataaaaaatagaatcaCATTTGGTAATTGTGATGTGCCCACTTATATTTTGAGAATTAAATGTGAgaatattatttgaattttcttATTCTAATAAAAGGACAAGAGTGGGTTGGTTTGAGTTAGCTTTTATAAGGCGCTGCAGTAGAGAATCCGAGGATTTTAACATTTCCTTATATGTTATTACACGCTAACTATGAGTCTGCTCCTTTGGATTTTACTCCCccataagttaaaaaaataccTATTCTGCCACAAATACACCCGAATTTGAAGGAAGGGGCGTTTGGGTCAAAACTGAAAATAGAAAACAACAAAATGCTCACGAAAGCCTTACCAACGACCCAGCCCCCGCATGTCTGAGAAGTGGCAAAATTAAGTTAGGAATAGCAAAAGTCACATGCCAATATCTACAATAATGCCATTGGACTACCTCGTTTTAAGAGCTCGGACCGTTGGATTTGATTTTCACTCTGCAGTCTTTCGTCTTCTAGCAGACTTGTCCTTTTGCTTTTTTCGGTAAAGGGGAGGAGAGAGCTTCCTATGATCATCATCTGTTGAAGCTTGAAGCAAGATTAGAACAGACGCACCTAATTTTGCTTTTTGGATTTCAAACTACGGGCCCAACTTCAAGTGTCCAAATCCATCCACTAGCATCATTGTGCTCAGAATTTCCAGCCCACGCTGTGTCTGGGAAAAGCTCTTCATATTCTGAAAGGGCTGTTAAGTGCATGAACGATCAAAAATTATTGTcagcaccaaaaaaaaaaagataatataatttatgaGACAGGTATATAAGTATTACCTGATCAAGCAAATGTCATTCCATATGGAGTGACGGATTTAGCTTGAAATTTATTAGAATTATTAATTGCTCTTTAACGCaaattcaaatgaattaaaATGAGTATTAATTCAATTGGCCTTTTAGGATTGTATAACCAATTGGTAGATTCACTAGGGAAGCACGGAATGTCGCATCCATTCAGAACTTGAAAGTTTAGTTGGAGGGGTTGTAGAACAAATGTATAGGGAGGTGATATTTTTCTCAAGCGGCTTCTTGTAATTTATTTACAGAAAGGGACCACAAATATGATTCTCTCCTTGTAACTGCTTTGCTATAATGTAGTTTGACGGGTAATTCTGGCTTGCGTTATTCCTTCCACTGTGCTTTTAAAGAATAAGGAAATATAGCAAAGATTACTGTGTAGTAAATGAAGGAAGATGCAGATCGTCCTTATGACTTTGCTTACCAGTTAATAATATATGCAATGATTATTTCCCTCAAATCAAATTTTAGAGAGGTTTAGCATTGAAAAAAATCATgtgattatcaaaaaatatgaaataatgtCGAaggtaaaagataaaaataaatatgacaTAACATCTCACTTATATTATTATTAGGAATATAAATGGATAAAATAaccgtaaaaattaaattatttaaatatattaataatatttaaatttattctaaattctattaaaatttaatttaaaatattcaaaatcaattattattattcgaataaaattaaacacatttgattttatatattttaattaataatttgtataaaaaatattttttattaataattttcatttaaaaattttaatatttttaaaaaatattaaaattttaatttttaaatgaaaatatataaaaaatttatgaacattattataaaatatatatttttatattaaattaattatttatataaattagttcaaacaattaatatctataaataAAACTCGAATCCAATTCGAAtcctatattattttttaaatctacatcctaaattaaattataactattcaaattcattttattaaaattcaatcaaaCTAACCTTTTGAAATCAAGTCCTATAACTACAAATCAATCATAACGAATATTCGAGCAAAAAAActaacaaaaaattataaattaaatcgatCCATAATTGAAAATACTATACACTAATATCTTGAAATCAAGCCCTATAACTACAAATCAATCATAATGAATATCGGAGCAAAAGAActaacaaaaaattataaacaaaaaagtaaaaaaaaccgaaaaatgAATGtggcattattattttttcatatacaCTGAATCCACAGGGTCATGAGCTTCATTTATCCTTCTCTGCAGTTCGAAGTAACTCTCTAGCCATGGCAGAGAATGACTTAGCTGTGTCTTGCATCTCTGCAGTTCTTTGATTGATCCCCTGTCAAATTAAGCAGTTGAGTTGACAAATAACAAGGTAGTAAAGCAACAAAATGAAACCTGGATTCTTATTATCCTCTATAATTTGGTACCACAAGGAATTTAGGGATAAGCAAATTGTGATCATTAAAATGAAAATCGTTGCCAATCTATGCTGCCCTGCAAAGTGGCAGCCAGTAGCATAGAAAACCCAAGTTTCCATAACCTTAAGATCCAAGACCAGTATATCTAGGACATCCTGACATGTTCGCAAATTTTACATATCCGGAGAAGGCGGAGATCATATGAGAAATAGAAAAAGGTAACTTCTAGAGGATACCTGCAACTTCCTTATGTTCTCGTGTAACTTGTTTTCAGCCATTTTAGCAGCAGCATTTGTCTCCTGCAGCCAACGATAAAAGAGTGATGCTACTGTAGACTTGTTAAAAGAGAGAAGAGGTGTGCTCCTGAACACAAGAACATCATGCAAGTGCATACAGTGGAAGCCTATGTTTACTGCTGAGCTTGAATCCTACCGAGTAGGCTGATATTTCTTTTGTGGCAAATAGTTTACTGACATTTCCAGCAAAGATTCGGTCTCTGAATTTTTAAGAAATCATAGTATATTGCATAGCAGGACAGTCTGGATAACCAACAACATTATGGCATATGTTGATCAATGCAGAGCGATTCTTGCACCAGAGAAATTCTCTATTGTGGTAGCAAAAACAAGCATAAATGATACTTACGCCAGATGAAGAAAACCCATATTTCTTCTTGATTTGATCAATGGCACCAGCCTTTTCATCCTGTTCCTCTTCCTTGACAATTTTGTCATTCTTAACCTTCATCTGCTTTATTTTCCCTAaaacaaattttaaatgaattagaAAGTCTAGTTGAATGTTATATTCAGCAACTTCAAGCCATATAGAAGAAAACCAATTGTATCTTCTCAACCCTACTTTACCTAAGCTTCTTCCTCAACTAGTTCATAAGCATTTTTCTAGTTTTAAAAGCTTAAATACCCTTCCAAGGTAAATCAAAGAATTTTATTGGGTTGCACAAAAAGAATGAATATAATCTTACTGTGAATAACTGACCTTTAAAAGCCTGAAATTTGCTTGCCAATTTCTGCTTATTAAGAGCAGCCAAAATGTTCTGATCCTTGGGCCTCTCTTCATGATCATCAAGGTCAATATCATCTTTACAGgccacaaataaaaaataaaaaataaaaaaaaaaaagaccataTGATTGATTATTGAAAATTTGCAGAAAATGCATTAAGTACAGAAGAAACTAAAACAAAGGAGAAATTAGAGTGAGACTTGAGAGTGAACTTTGACAATTTTAATATAACTTCAAATATGAACTTCCCGACTGCCAGCGTCAGCATAACTAATGTTCTGTTAACTCATTTACAGATGTCATCAATTGTCAAATTACAATGAAATCCATGGGAAAATATATTTGCATATGATATACATAAAGAACATACATACCTATGTCTAAGTCATTCTCATCTGCCTCTATGGCAATGCTATTGCTATTTTCTGCGTTACATGCAAAGTTAGCTGTTGACAAGATCATCGAAAGTTCTTCTATACTTTCTCTTGTATCTTCTGTTTCCACCTCAGAAACTTGCTTCGGTTTACTTCCTTTGATATCCTTAATCACAGAGCTAAAAATACCCTAGCACACCAAGCAAGAAACCATAACTACCCAACTATCGAGGCACAAATAAAAATGTGTAGCTACAAGCCACAATgtacctttttcttttccttttgagCCATAGCTCCAGAGGCAAGCCCTTCTTGTGATGGCATTAGATCTTTTCTGTAGACTTGGCTGACACTGTCCAAAAACCTAAAAGTAATGTGAAAGGTCAAAAAACAAGCATGCTTGAAGGACTTCATCGAAAACGCATTTTCCTGAAGTAATTCAATAtgatttgaatttcaatttcAGTGAGAAAGAGTGTATTTCCATAATGAACAAAATAACAAAACCTAAACTTCTCTTACAGCAAGTACAACTATTGGGACCACCTCCAAATTAAGACTCCAAAGTGCACAAACTAGTTAATGCCCAGAATTATCGTTCCCTAGTTCAGATTTTCGTTCATTTGTGTTGTTCATATATTTTGTTAGAAAATCAGCTGGTAAAAGTTCATTGGCCTTATacagaaattaataaaatgattgTAAAAGATCTTtttaatctctctctctcagtAGCTATGGATTAAAGACATGATCTTCTGCTTCCACAACAGGAACGATGACAAAATAATCTCAAGTAAATGTATATACCTGAATTGGTCCTTTTGAAGCAAAACTGATACTAAAAACATTTCTTGATCACCATTCACCTGCAAGAGAAGATATTACAGTGTTCGTATGAATGTTTCTCTTCTTAAGCAACAATTTGAAGGAGAAAATTAGGCTGCTGTACCATAACAATTTCTCCATCCTGTGAACAACATATTGAACTATCTGATAAGGAGTTCAGCTTTGGTGAAGCATAAGTGAAACCTCTTATTGAGGATTCCCTTATTAATGATAAATCTGGCAAAGACCTTGAAATTCAAACAATTCATAGGATGACTTGCATTAGATCACTTCTGAGTATATTTGGCTGTATGCCACACGCAAATAAGCAAATAAAACTGTTAAAAGTTCAGAGAATGTTGCAATTGTGACGCATATTTTGCTTGTTCTTCGGTTGAAGGCTCaaattttctttcaaaagaCGTTAAAGTACTCTATACCATAATTACCATACAGCCATtaccttttcttttaaaaaaataccaaaaaaaaaGGGAGAGAGAGATCGAAGTGTTGTTGCTTGACCTGAATTAGACATGTCAAAGTAGATCATATTTGCTTTTCCAATTAAAAAGAACGTTAATATTGAAGTGGTCCCATGTGTATTCTGAAGGTCAATGTTATTAATTGGAATGAACATCGTCATGTCCCACTATATTTTCAATACTATAGTGATGGAAACTAAAGAATAAACTGAGAAAATCGCCACCTTATTTCAATTTTTCCAGTAGTGAAAAGGAGCACAAGGCCAACATCTGATGCACAACAGAATATTGAAGCCCAACAACATAAAGAGGAATGAAACTTCTTTTTGTAGTAAACCTTCTTGACCccctgataaaaaataaaagaggagaaGAACAAAAAGAATGGGATATCAGCTGAAGTTGTTCcctaaaatttcatttattaaatgaaTGCAACAGTGTTTACCTGAACAATATGGTTTAGTGAATAGACATACACTGCTTTCTCAGAACATATCAGTAGAGAAGACTGCTTCAGTGAATCCTCAACAGGATTCCCTTTGCTCAGATCTGAATCATTTGGCACATTTGATCCTCCAGCTAACACAGCTTGCTTGTCTGTAAAATAATGAATCGGTAATTCTTTTAGTCCAATTCTTAGATGGCACCAAAAATAGATCGAGTAATCCCTCAAGAGACCATCTTTTAGGTTTCCCACATACATGCATTGACTACTGTactaaatataaaagaaaaagctaGTGCCTACCCAAAATTTGCATGAATAAAGCTTTAGATGGTTTATTAGGATGCACTGTGCTAGTGCTCAGCATGTTTCCAGTATTGACATCAACAGCCAAAACTGATGAATCCTTTGTGGCAACCACTAAAACATTCTTCTCAAAGCCTTGCAGACTGCAAGTCTCAAACTGCAAAGAGATGATTCCTGTGGAAATTTCACTGGCAATATGCTTTTGATACAGCAGTGTCGGTCCTTTTAGATCAATTAGTGAAACCTGTACATTCATTACAACAGTTTGAACCACAATTAGGTGCTCAGGACACAAGTTGGACAAGACAGATTTATCTCCCAATTTTCAGCTGTTAAATGATGTTTTGGACATAAAGAAAAGATCAAATATGATTAccttctattaaaatttattcttaGACTATTATCAATAATGTTTCACATTCAACAATTTAGAATATGTAACTTCGTGCATTCCCCTGAGCCTAAATCAGTATTTGATTGATAAACGCAGAAAGGAACTATAGAACAGGAAAGGAGAAAAGGCTTACATATCCTTGATCAGACCCGACTGCAAGATGTTCTGAGTTGTGGCTGATGCTCATTGAAAGTACAGAACCATTCACCTTCACAAGTTTGAGACTCTGGATGATGTGCTGGTTTCCTCTCTTGGAACTTCCTGGAAAGAGAGGCATGCATAAATGCTGATAGTCACACAAATATCACTATATGACAGATGCAGATGAAAGAACTCAAGCTACCTCCACATGGTTAAGTGTCATAACTCAATCTGGTATTGCATGACTGACATGCACAATTCATGATGGTCTCAAGGTTAAAAAGCAAAATGCAATAGACATCAAACACTTAATAGTTTACTTGGATCATGTATGTGTTCAGAAGTACCTTGGAAGGACATAAAACTGTTCTCTGTGGCATATGGCTCAGGTTTAAACTTAAAAATGCGAACCTGCAGATAACATATACAGTAAAATACTAGATCATTCTAGAAAAACAAAATTGCAAGTGAAAAATGTATAAATTACGTTGTGATATTTGTAAAATCCAATGAAAATAACATCTCACCATTCCACTCTGGTCCCCTGAAATAAGAATCCGCGAATTGCCATCAAAATACAAGGCCGTTATTGCTATACCGCTTAAAGAAAAATCATCTTCACTCTGCACAAAgatttcttttattaaataGAGTAAATATAGTAAGgataaaaaaggaaattgaaaaATACAGTAGAAGCCTGTCATAAATACAAAACTCTCCCCAAAATATGTTGTTTGCTTGCCTTAAAAAAAATgactgaagaaaaaaaaaagatcaatATCAAGAAGAATTAGTAAATTTTCATCTCTTTCAGATCATTTCCGTAAGCCTGACTAAATCTCATTGCCAATgcctaggtttttttttttaaataataatatgaataagAATAAGAAACTAGGTTAAGAAGACTGAACTTCTACAGCCCAAATAAAAAACTACTGAGAAGCAGGAACAAAGCCTAGACAATCTCAATAAAGGCAGAAAACAGCAACTAAGAGCTCATTTCTTTCAGAAACTGTTAACATCTAAGGGCTTATAAAATTTACCTGttgttttaatgataaaatggggATAAAAAATGGAGAAGATGCTTGCCAAAAGTTAATGGCTCCATCACTATGTCCAGTTATGTACAAGTTTTTAATCTTTGCAAACCCACTGAACGAGGCAGGATTTGGGGGAGTTCCATCTTTCGTTTTTGCTTCAAAAGGAAATAGAGGTGGAATGTTTTTGGAGAACATGAGGTAATCCTGCATTACCATAAAATTTGTAGTCAACAGACTAGACTATCATGATTAATTTAGACAATTCAATGCTAAAGCTTTACCATTGTGTTACCTCATCCCCAAAACTCCATATGTAAGGGTTCTGTGTGACGAATTTTGCTAGAGTGATGCTTGACTCAGCAAATGGCATCTTCGCAATGACCTCCTTTGGCAATGAGGGGGAACTCCTAGATTGGGTTAGTAGAAGATACTTTTCAATCTTACAATCATCATACACATAAACGTGCCCTGATTTTCCAAGGACGAGAAGAGAATCCTCtttatgtttgctttgatccAAAGAGTTTGAGATGATCTCCATGTCAATGCAAGGCTCTGACAAATGAAGACCTAACTTTATTGTGGGAGCTTCAGTATGCTCATTTAACAAGACAACCTGCCCCACCAGAATAAAACTTGTGTAGTTTTAACTCAAAAGCAAAGAAAATGTCTGTTATCTACTACGTACTGCAAAGCTAAAGTTTGTCAACCAAAAACTAAGATAAATTGTTGTCAATAAAATCAGTAGCAACCAATTTGGAATCAGAGGATATAAGAACCACAGACAGTTAGTCACTGAGACCTGAAACAAAGTTGAGCACATTTGCTCCATTGGCATGAGATATAATAGAAAATCAACCCATACCTGCAACAAGTTGGTAGATGCCGAGTCAGAAGCACCCATAATGTAGAGTCGACTTGCCTTCCCATCAGCCTGAAGCCATTTGAGTGATGCAATAGGAATTCTGTCGGACTTGTATCCCAGATTGAGTTTATAGAGAGGAGCACTTTGAGTGCCGCTGTCTGAGGCTATTTCAGTTCTTGAATTAGGGTTAGCAGGAATACTCCAGATAAAAATCTCACCATTACTATAGCCAATAGCAACTTTACTTCCAAAAGGACAAGTCCAGCATGCAGACGTTACTTTCTTGTTCTCATTATATTGTGACTGCAACAAGCTTCCCCCTGTTGT
This is a stretch of genomic DNA from Manihot esculenta cultivar AM560-2 chromosome 2, M.esculenta_v8, whole genome shotgun sequence. It encodes these proteins:
- the LOC110608640 gene encoding protein RKD5 isoform X1, whose protein sequence is MDFSQDYSLTALRIFQNTINREFIRSLHVYRLKDGTDKEVEREFLFSDDGPYVEMVANPLLRLDRFRVLELFEGQVIGVWHCIFAFNAHHSPHLSRIPSLLSISRNPKLKSVPTLANDLQLIFKLISRTADEEPLQFLSEEKCRMIKGCFQSKRNLPVLDQDLNCLPYSVATSQVPKSQQIEPSEPASVMAKKKKRAATEDIARIALEDLVKYFDLPIAEASRNLKVGLTVLKRKCREFGIPRWPHRKIKSLDSLIRNLQEEAERQKQENEDAAMAVAKRQKMLEREKESIERKPFMEIQSETKRFRQDVFKRRHRARALKTQGLRVSQASA
- the LOC110608640 gene encoding protein RKD5 isoform X2 — translated: MDFSQDYSLTALRIFQNTINREFIRSLHVYRLKDGTDKEVEREFLFSDDGPYVEMVANPLLRLDRFRVLELFEGQVIGVWHCIFAFNAHHSPHLSRIPSLLSISRNPKLKSVPTLANDLQLIFKLISRTADEEPLQFLSEEKCRMIKASVMAKKKKRAATEDIARIALEDLVKYFDLPIAEASRNLKVGLTVLKRKCREFGIPRWPHRKIKSLDSLIRNLQEEAERQKQENEDAAMAVAKRQKMLEREKESIERKPFMEIQSETKRFRQDVFKRRHRARALKTQGLRVSQASA